In the genome of Pseudomonas fluorescens, the window AGCACGAAGAAAAAAACGCCAGGTGACGCCCCAAAGCGTCACCTAGCGTCAATTTTAAAAAAAGACTAAAACAGCGGAGGGACGAGGTTGAACTCACCTTCTGATGGATGTACCAGCAGCCGCGACCTCACCTCGTCGGGAATCTCAGGGGCATCAATCGGAAAACAGCTACAACTGGTGAGAGCGTTACGCAGGTCGATCGACTCGCCTAGGTGCTCAAATACAATATGGGCACCAAAAGGACGGCGGAAATTGTCACCTGAAACGCCGAGCACCAAGCCGTTGAGAAAACGGAAACGACTGCGGTAGGAGGGATAAAGCGCTGACCAGATATAGCCCCGGGACGAGAGGTACTCGCGCTCGACGATGTAAATCAGATCCGATGAGGCAAAGCAGAACCCACGATATTTATTGATGCCGAAACTGTTCAGCTGGTCATCGCCCAGCCTCATCCGCTCGTAGGTTTTACTCAGGATCTTTTCGCCG includes:
- a CDS encoding helix-turn-helix transcriptional regulator, coding for MVSSSSSQSMQDFSQNLRLLCGYYKSVAKVCRSLDINRQQFNKYLGAQATPSSFTLRKICTFFGVDEEEIFSEHESFRALLNRQRTAREPDSAVPADFFPSSAQELSKYQGYYFVYLMSPAAPGEVIKSITRLTRSGEKILSKTYERMRLGDDQLNSFGINKYRGFCFASSDLIYIVEREYLSSRGYIWSALYPSYRSRFRFLNGLVLGVSGDNFRRPFGAHIVFEHLGESIDLRNALTSCSCFPIDAPEIPDEVRSRLLVHPSEGEFNLVPPLF